From Pelosinus fermentans DSM 17108, the proteins below share one genomic window:
- a CDS encoding transposase, producing the protein MARKPRVHYDGALYHVIARGNNRANVFETDEKKEKYLEILADYKERYDFQLYAYVIMDNHVHLLLQVGKNPLAKIMQGIQQRYTQYYNWHCKHSGHVFEQRYKAFLCEKESYLMALICYIHQNPVRANIPEGINHRWSSHKLYIRRAQGLVNVEFILNILSSNHDEAMEQYLNLVEIVVDKPKYKDESVEVNEDQKTLIKAEIKRTRMELTWEQLVEMITIEKQVNQEQLLGKCRIRQVVAARKRLIYEVIERNLMTRTHLAKVLQIDPANITRIWQELLG; encoded by the coding sequence ATGGCAAGAAAGCCAAGAGTGCATTACGATGGTGCACTCTATCATGTAATAGCCAGGGGAAATAATCGAGCAAATGTATTTGAAACAGATGAAAAAAAAGAAAAGTATCTAGAAATCTTAGCAGACTATAAAGAACGATATGACTTTCAATTGTACGCTTATGTGATTATGGACAATCACGTCCACTTACTGCTTCAAGTAGGAAAAAATCCATTGGCAAAAATTATGCAAGGTATTCAACAGAGATATACGCAGTATTACAATTGGCACTGTAAACACAGCGGGCATGTATTTGAACAGCGCTATAAGGCCTTCTTATGCGAAAAAGAGAGCTATTTAATGGCTCTTATATGTTATATACATCAGAATCCAGTAAGGGCAAACATACCAGAGGGAATCAATCATAGATGGAGTAGTCATAAATTATATATTAGAAGAGCACAGGGGTTAGTAAATGTGGAATTTATATTGAATATATTGAGTTCCAATCATGATGAGGCAATGGAGCAATACCTAAATTTAGTGGAGATAGTAGTTGATAAACCGAAATATAAAGATGAAAGCGTAGAAGTAAACGAAGATCAGAAAACTCTCATAAAAGCAGAAATAAAAAGAACACGGATGGAACTAACGTGGGAGCAGCTAGTAGAAATGATCACTATAGAGAAACAAGTGAATCAAGAGCAGTTGCTAGGAAAGTGTCGAATACGGCAGGTGGTGGCAGCCAGAAAACGACTGATTTATGAAGTGATAGAGAGAAATCTAATGACAAGAACGCATTTAGCCAAAGTATTACAGATTGATCCAGCGAATATTACAAGGATTTGGCAAGAGTTACTTGGGTGA
- a CDS encoding Imm26 family immunity protein — MTRKTRKRIKLGDVYAIPLSDGKYGFGRIFKDASIAIYKHIGDSIENLPQKEEYQFIVGVYEDVLKSGNWLIVDNRPFADEEEAWPPPACIIDKISGEYSIYHKGEIKESTKDEYEGLEKAAVWDAHHIIDRIMGDDKWHRR, encoded by the coding sequence ATGACTAGGAAAACTCGTAAAAGAATAAAGCTTGGCGATGTATATGCTATTCCTTTATCTGATGGTAAATATGGCTTTGGTAGAATATTTAAAGATGCTTCTATCGCAATATACAAGCATATTGGAGATTCTATTGAAAATCTTCCTCAAAAAGAAGAATATCAGTTCATTGTTGGTGTTTATGAAGATGTATTAAAATCAGGAAATTGGCTTATAGTGGATAATCGGCCATTTGCTGATGAGGAAGAAGCATGGCCACCGCCTGCATGTATTATTGATAAGATTTCGGGAGAATATTCTATATACCATAAAGGCGAAATAAAGGAGTCCACTAAAGATGAATATGAGGGTCTAGAAAAAGCAGCTGTTTGGGATGCACATCATATCATTGATAGAATAATGGGCGATGATAAGTGGCATCGCCGTTAA
- a CDS encoding RHS repeat-associated core domain-containing protein, producing MKDAYKKQREQQSQSGREDYDSQAAKKDAYENAKNQVAEQKANQPQKPKAEVPEESSNANKSYQTYTKTNPQTGEVYSGRTSGTGTPLENVRRRDVNHHINDKGFGPAELDKSSTNRDAIRGREQQLIDKFGGAKSKDGTSGNQINGISDKNKKRERYFDATDEEFGKI from the coding sequence TTGAAGGATGCGTATAAAAAGCAACGTGAACAACAGAGTCAGAGCGGCAGAGAAGATTACGATTCGCAGGCAGCCAAAAAAGATGCCTATGAGAATGCGAAGAACCAAGTTGCTGAGCAGAAAGCCAATCAGCCGCAGAAGCCAAAGGCTGAGGTGCCTGAGGAGTCGAGTAATGCTAATAAATCTTATCAGACATATACTAAGACTAACCCGCAGACAGGAGAGGTTTACTCTGGAAGAACTAGTGGGACAGGTACTCCTTTGGAAAATGTTAGGCGCAGAGATGTAAATCATCATATTAATGATAAAGGCTTTGGTCCTGCTGAACTTGATAAATCTTCCACAAATAGAGATGCTATTCGAGGAAGAGAACAACAACTCATAGATAAATTTGGTGGTGCGAAATCTAAAGATGGGACATCTGGAAACCAAATCAATGGTATTTCAGATAAAAATAAAAAACGCGAAAGATATTTTGATGCAACTGATGAGGAGTTTGGTAAAATATGA